GCAACCTCATGCGCCAGGCGCTCACCTTGCTGGAGCGCTACCCGCCCCGCGACCTGTTGCCGCCCAGCATGCTCGACAGCGCCCGCCTGCCGACCCTGCGCGAGGCACTGCTGAAACTGCATGCCCCGCAACCGGATGATCCGGTGGACATGCTGCTCACCGGCAGCCACCCGGCCGTGCAACGGCTGGTGATGGAAGAGATGGTGGCGCATCAACTCGGCATGCTCAGCCGCCGCGCCGGACAGAAGGCGCACAGCGCGCCCGTGTTTACCGACGACCGCCTGGTGCACCGGCTGCGCGACAGCCTGCCGTTCACCCTGACCGGCGCCCAGCGGCGCGTGATCGACGAGATCGCCGCCGACCTGGCCATCCCGTCGCCGATGCTGCGCCTGGTGCAGGGCGATGTCGGCAGCGGGAAGACGCTGGTGGCCGCCGCCGCCGCCCTGATGGCCATTCGGGCGGGCTATCAGGTGGCCCTGATGGCGCCCACCGAACTGCTGGCCGAACAGCATCTGCACAATTTTCGCCACTGGCTGACACCGCTGGATATCGAGGTCGCCTGGCTGGCGGGCAGCCTGACCCCGAAGCAGCGCCGCGACACCCAGGCCCGGCTGGCCGAGGGCCAGGTGCCGATGGTGGTGGGCACCCACGCCCTGTTCCAGGAGGCCGTGGGCTTCCAGCGTCTTGGCCTGACCATCATTGATGAGCAGCACCGCTTCGGCGTGCACCAGCGCCTGGCCCTGCGGGAAAAAGGCCGCGAGGGCAATCAGGTGCCGCATCAACTGGTGCTCACTGCCACGCCCATTCCCCGCACCCTGGCCATGAGTCTGTACGGCGATCTGGACACGTCAGTGATCGACGAACTGCCACCGGGACGCGAACCCATCGACACCCTGGCCCTGCCCGCCGGACGCCGCCCGGATGTGATCGCCCGCGTGCATGCCGCCGCCATGAAGGGCACCCAGGCCTACTGGGTCTGCACCCTGATCGAGGAATCCGATGCCCTGCAAGCCCAGGCCGCCGAGGCCACCTGGGCAGACCTCAAGGAGGCCCTGCCAGACCTGAATGTCGAACTGGTGCACGGCCGCATGAAGGCCAAAGACAAGGCCGAACGCATGGCGCGTTTCTCCCGTGGCGAAGCCCAGCTTCTGGTGGCCACTACGGTGATCGAAGTGGGCGTGGACGTACCCAACGCCACCCTGATGGTGATGGAAAACGCCGAACGCCTGGGGCTGTCGCAGTTACACCAGCTACGCGGGCGCGTCGGGCGTGGTGGCGGCAAGAGT
This sequence is a window from Isoalcanivorax indicus. Protein-coding genes within it:
- the recG gene encoding ATP-dependent DNA helicase RecG; protein product: MSELAARPLGGLKGVGPRGAERLAKLGLHTVEDLLFHLPFRYEDRTRIQPIGRLRPEQHVVIEGEVLAADVMFGRRRSLLCKLSDGTGMVALRFYHFTAAQKHNLTRGARLRVYGEVRAGGTGLEFYHPEYELAVGDELPPLEKSLTPVYPTTEGVHQKTLRNLMRQALTLLERYPPRDLLPPSMLDSARLPTLREALLKLHAPQPDDPVDMLLTGSHPAVQRLVMEEMVAHQLGMLSRRAGQKAHSAPVFTDDRLVHRLRDSLPFTLTGAQRRVIDEIAADLAIPSPMLRLVQGDVGSGKTLVAAAAALMAIRAGYQVALMAPTELLAEQHLHNFRHWLTPLDIEVAWLAGSLTPKQRRDTQARLAEGQVPMVVGTHALFQEAVGFQRLGLTIIDEQHRFGVHQRLALREKGREGNQVPHQLVLTATPIPRTLAMSLYGDLDTSVIDELPPGREPIDTLALPAGRRPDVIARVHAAAMKGTQAYWVCTLIEESDALQAQAAEATWADLKEALPDLNVELVHGRMKAKDKAERMARFSRGEAQLLVATTVIEVGVDVPNATLMVMENAERLGLSQLHQLRGRVGRGGGKSYCVLLYQTPLSHTAKKRLAVMRETGDGFRIAEEDLRLRGPGEWLGTRQTGDLAFRIADLMRDEALMSPAREVADTLLTEHPDTAEALVKRWLKGAEGYADV